From Aphelocoma coerulescens isolate FSJ_1873_10779 chromosome 15, UR_Acoe_1.0, whole genome shotgun sequence, one genomic window encodes:
- the LOC138119448 gene encoding putative uncharacterized protein FLJ46214 has product MGCAAGRAEGPAVSITAPGAGRREGKSRAESSRARRHATDVRHREKRLLFSSSSHAPRGWGQPSRLGGRGDLQSEPPQQAGSGHVRVRCGRRYCRPLRSDGTLPSPGPPNSQSTRQSSSISFAKKSGENGQQRARRQANSCPAQRESPLRRQHLHGPSGQGAAPGSRPCPGEDEALLTARYRPLGAPRRSPGPSFASARGKATRPPRRLRPGPGTSSSPGPRPDAGPSGRVAAPRSRGNAPTGRAEPRGAPVATVAMGVA; this is encoded by the coding sequence atgggatgtgctgcggggcgggcggaggggcCGGCGGTGTCAATCACGGCGCCGGGAGCCGGCAGACGGGAAGGGAAGAGCCGAGCCGAGTCGAGCCGAGCCCGGCGTCACGCTACGGATGTCCGGCACCGAGAGAAAAGATTGCTCTTTTCCTCCAGCTCTCATGCACCGCGGGGCTGGGGGCAACCCTCGCGGCTCGGTGGCCGCGGGGACCTGCAGTCTGAGCCGCCGCAACAGGCGGGGTCTGGGCACGTCAGGGTGCGCTGCGGGCGCAGGTACTGCCGGCCGCTTCGCTCGGATGGgaccctccccagccccgggcCACCAAACTCCCAAAGCACCCGCCAGAGTTCGAGCATTTCCTTCGCCAAAAAAAGCGGGGAAAACGGACAGCAACGAGCGAGGCGGCAGGCGAactcctgcccagcccagcgTGAGAGCCCGCTCCGTCGGCAGCACCTGCACGGCCCGTCTGGGCAGGGAGCCGCGCCCGGTTCCCGTCCCTGCCCCGGCGAGGACGAGGCGCTACTCACCGCCCGCTACCGGCCCCTCGGAGCGCCGCGGCGTTCCCCGGGCCCTTCTTTCGCATCGGCGCGGGGCAAGGCgacgcgcccgccccgccggctccggcccggcccgggTACGAGTAGCAGTCCCGGTCCGCGCCCCGATGCCGGTCCCTCCGGGCGGGTAGCCGCACCGAGGTCCCGGGGAAATGCCCCGACGGGGCGGGCGGAGCCGAGGGGCGCGCCGGTGGCTACCGTCGCGATGGGGGTTGCATAA